A window from Argopecten irradians isolate NY chromosome 3, Ai_NY, whole genome shotgun sequence encodes these proteins:
- the LOC138319806 gene encoding mucin-2-like: MGSYRYTPSHYNLLRPTTHRYTPPSPYIPTQTTTHRYTPSHYTYSDHNPQVHLLTLYLLRQQHTGTPPHTIPTPDHKPQCTPPHTIPTQTTTHRYTTTHTYTYSDLTPTPYTTYSDTTHRYTPSHYTYSDHNPHCTPPHTIPTQTTTHRYTHTLTYSHPTHRYTYSHNPLRYNHLTHTIPTQNTTHRYTSLTLYLLRPQPTGTPPHTIPTQTTTHSTTQPSHYTYSDHKPTGTPPHTIPTQTTTHRYTILTLYLLRQPTGTPPHTIPTQTTHRYTPSHYTYSDNPQVHLLTLYLLRQPTDTPPHTIPTRTTTHRYTSSHYTYSDHKTHRYTSSHYTYSDNNPQVHTYSTNHTYTYSRPQPTGTTPHTIPTQLTTTPQVQLLTLYLLRQPTGTPPHTIPTQTKTHRYTSSHYTYSDPQPTGTTLLTLYTYYRPQPTGTPTSHYTYSDHNPQVHPPHTIPTQTTTHRYNTLHKLYQLRQPTGTPPHTITYSDNPQQVHRPSTHYTYSEHNPQYTHRYPPHHYTYSDHNPQVHPLTLYLLRPQHHRYTSLTLNRRQTTHSVHLLTLHLLRPQPTVHPLTTIPTQTHTYPPGTPPHTIPTQTQPTGTPPHTIPTQTTTHRYTSSHYNLLRQPTGTPPHTIPTQTTTTLHLLTDLLSTTTHRYTPSHYTYSDHTTHRYTPSHYTYSDTQPTGTPPHTIPTQTPQPTDTPPHTIPTSDHKPTGTTPSLNTIPTQTTTHRYTSSHYTYSDNPQVHPLTLYLLRPQPTGTPPQTIPTQTTTHRYTTSNHTYSDHNPQVHHLTLYLLRPQPTGTPPHTIPTQTTTHRYTPSHYTYSDHKPPQTIFTQTTTHRYTSSHYTYSDHNPQVHHLTLHNTYSDNPQVHTNLTLYLLRPQPTGTPPHTIPNQPQPTGTAPLTLYLLRPQPTGHLPTHYTYSGTTTHRYTTSHYTYSDNPTGTPPSHYTYSEPTTHRYTPPHTIYTPTQTTHRYTTPSHYTYSDTTHRYTSSHYTYSDHNPTDTPPHSIPYSTNNPQVDHPLTLYLLRPQPTGTPPHTIPTQTQPTTPPPHYTTQTTTHTVHLPPHNYTYSDHNPQVHLLTLYLLGPQPTGTPPHTIPTRTTTHRYTTSNHTYSDHNPQVQHLTLYLLRPQPTGTPPPHIPYSDHNPQVPPPSQTIPTQTTTHRYTHPQQYRLPTQIPQPTGTTPSHYTYSDQQPTGTPPQTIPTQTTTHSSHHNPQLGTPSHYTYSGPQPQIHLTVTLYLLRPQPTGTPPHTYTYSVPQPTGKQHPSTSIPTQTQPTGKPPHTLLRKPTGTQVPPPTTTPYPTGVQTTTHRYTTPKHYTYSVTTTHRYTPSHYTYSDHTTHRYTPSHYTYSDHNPQVPPSSPQSYSGPQQPTGTPPHTIQYSDNPTGTSSHYTYSDNPQGTPHLTTIRLLRPQPTGYTTSHIPTYRPRQPTGTPPHTYTYSDHNPQPPHLHRPNQTTTHRYHLLTLYLLRPQPTAYTPSHYTYSDQPTGTPPHIYVTYSDHNPQFTASHLLRPHFTTTHRYTPSSHYTYSDHNHTAVTPPTTIPTQTTTHRYTSSHYTYSDNPQVHHLTLYLLRHHNPQVHPPHTFTILRTQPTGYTSSHYTTQRPQPTGTPPQTIPTQTTTHRYITPHTIPTQTQPQVPPLTPFLTQTTHRNTTHSWHPSYTIPTQNHNPQVHLLTLYLLRPQPTGTPPPHYTYSDHNPQVHPPHTIPTQTTTHRYTPSHYTHTHTYTTQPTGTPPHTIPTPDPQQPTGTTTSHHTYSDHNPQVQPPHTIPTQTTTHRYTLLTTIPTQTNNPQVHLPHTYTYSDSQPTVIQPPHTNPNSDQQPTGTPPHTIPTQTTTPQVQHSSHYIPTRTYTTHRYTLLTLYLLRTTQPTGTASYLKLYLLRPQPTGTTSSHYTYSHHETTQGKPPHTIPQLLRTTTHRYHLLPHIDHSDNPQVHHSLTPYLLRPQPTGTQKTTHTLYITYSDHKPTGTPPHTIPTQTTTTHRYYTPQNTIPTQNHNPQVHPLTLITYSDHNPQTTTHRIHTPSHYTYSDHNPQVHHLPHTIPTQTTTHRYTHLTLYLLRHTTHRYTSSHYTYSDHNPQVHPPHSYTYSEQPTGTPPHTIPTQTTTHRYTHPHTIPTTRTNHISTPPSHTIPTQTTQQVEHHLLTLYYSEQQPTGTPPHTIPTLTTTHRYTNPHTIRLYLLRFNPQPTGTPPHTIPYSRPQPTGTPPHTIPTQDHNPQVHPLTLYLLRPQPTSTTPHTINLLRPQPTGTPPHTIPTQTTTHRYTTSTLLTYSDQPTDTPPHTYNLLRTTTHHNLLTLYLLAQRQPTGTHLSTSIPTQSYNPQVHLLTLINLLRPQPTGTPPHTIPTQTTATGTPPTLIPYSQPTGTPPHTITYSDHNPQVHLLTLYLLRTTHRYTPSHYTYSAPPNPQVHLLTHIPTQTQPTGTHPSTLYLTQTTTHLKNTPSHYNHMYKTSTLYLLKYKPTGTPPHTIPLSDHNPQTTATLPHTIPTQTQPTVYNPYTLYTTQTRTPLEYTPSHYEPTQTTTHRYTSSHYTYSATTTHRYTPHTKYLPQTHTTPGTTPQSNYTYSEPQPTQTQPTGTPSSHYTYSEPQPTGTPPHTITFTQTTTHRYTSSHYTYSATQPTDTPLHNTYSGTQPTGSTPPHTIPTQTTTHRYNSSHYTYSEPQPTTTPPTLYLLRHNPQTTTHRYTSSHYTYSDHNPQVHTPSHYTYSVTTHTTPPHTIPNRDNPQDTPPHTNTYSDPQPTGTPSSHYTYSDNNPQVPPPLTLIPTQTTTHRYTPRHTITYSTNPLRYTPPHTIPTQTSQPTGTTPHTIPTQTNPQIHLLTTIPTQTTHRYTPSHYTYSDHNPQVHLLTLYYTTTPQTQHHRYTTSSHYTYYSQTTGTPSSHYTYSDNPQVHLPHTIPTQNTNPQDTPSSHYTYSDHNPQVHHTPPQHYTYSDHNPQVHYLTHTIPTQTTTHRYPPSTLYLLRQPTDTPPHTIPTQTTTHRYTSSHYTYSDHNPQVHLLTLYLLRPQPTGTPLTLYLLRHTHRYTTSSHYTYSDNPQVHHSSHYTYSDHNPQVHPLTLFLLSTTTHRYNPLTLYLLRPHHTTGTPLPHTIPTQTTHRYTYPHNYTYSDHNPQVQPPHTIPTQTTTTHRYTPSHYTFYSDHNPQVSPPHTIPTQTTTHRYTPSHYTYSDHNPTGNTTSHYTYSDHNPQIHPLTLTYSDPQAHRYTSSHYTYSDNPQRKRHYWKLDSKSITLYQSENTSKYYKVSVAVYWWNSLKHMIYLSQCSSLLVGQCSSLLVVSVAVYCGTV; the protein is encoded by the exons ATGGGATCGTACAGGTACACCCCCTCACACTATAACCTACTCAGACcaacaacccacaggtacacacCCCCATCACCCtatatacctactcagaccacaacccacaggtacaccccctcacactatacctactcagaccacaacccacaggtacacctcctcacactatacctactcagacaacAACACACAGGTacacctcctcacactatacctactccaGACCACAAACCACAGTGTACACcacctcacactatacctactcagacaacaacccacag gtacaccacaactcacacttatacctactcagacctcACACCTACCCCCTACACTACCTACTCAgacacaacccacaggtacacaccctcacactatacctactcagaccacaacccacattgtacacctcctcacactatacctactcagaccacaacccacaggtacacccaCACACTAACCTACTCACACCCTACCCACAGGTACACCTACTCACACAACCCACTCAGATACAACCACCTcactcacactatacctactcagaacacaacccacaggtacacctccctcacactatacctactcagaccacaacccacaggtacacctcctcacactatacctactcagaccacaacccacagtACAACACAaccctcacactatacctactcagaccacaaacccacag gtacacctcctcacactatacctactcagaccacaacccacagatACACCatcctcacactatacctactcagacaacccacaggtacaccacctcacactatacctactcagacaacccacaggtacaccccctcacactatacctactcagacaacccacaggtacacctcctcacactatacctactcagacaacCCACAGATacacctcctcacactatacctactcggaccacaacccacaggtacacctcctcacactatacctactcagaccacaaaacccacaggtacacctcctcacactatacctactcagacaacaacccacaggtacacacCTACTCAACAAACCACACCTATACCTACTCaagaccacaacccacaggtacaacacctcacactatacctactcagttGACCACAACCCCACAGGTACAactcctcacactatacctactcagacagcccacaggtacacctcctcacactatacctactcagaccaaaacccacaggtacacctcctcacactatacctactcagacccacaacccacaggtacaacCCTCCTCACACTTTATACCTACTacagaccacaacccacaggtacacccacctcacactatacctactcagaccacaacccacaggtacacccacctcacactatacctactcagaccacaacccacaggtacaacACCCTCCACAAACTATACCAACTCagacaacccacaggtacacccccTCACACTATAACCTACTCAGACAACCCACAACAGGTACACCGACCCTCAAcccactatacctactcagaacACAACCCACAGTACACCCACAGGTACCCCCCTCaccactatacctactcagaccacaacccacaggtacaccccctcacactatacctactcagaccacaacaCCACAGGTACACCTCCCTCACACTCAACCGCCGTCAGACAACCCACAGTGTACACCTCCTCACACTAcacctactcagaccacaacccacagtACACCCCCTCaccactatacctactcagacacATACCTACCCACCAGGTacacctcctcacactatacctactcagacacaacccacag gtacaccccctcacactatacctactcagaccacaacccacaggtacacctcctcacactataACCTACTCagacaacccacaggtacacctcctcacactatacctactcagaccacaaccaCACTACACCTCCTCACAGACCTACTCAgtaccacaacccacaggtacaccccctcacactatacctactcagaccacacAACCCACAGATACAccccctcacactatacctactcagacacacaacccacaggtacacctcctcacactatacctactcagacaccacaacccacagatacacctcctcacactatacctacttcGGACCACAAACCCACAGGTACAACACCCTCCCTcaacactatacctactcagaccacaacccacaggtacacctcctcacactatacctactcagacaacccacaggtacaccccctcacactatacctactcagaccacaacccacaggtacaccacCTCAAACcatacctactcagaccacaacccacaggtacaccacCTCAAACcatacctactcagaccacaacccacaggtacaccacctcacactatacctactcagaccacaacccacaggtacaccccctcacactatacctactcagaccacaacccacaggtacaccccctcacactatacctactcagaccacaaaCCACCTCAAACCATAtttactcagaccacaacccacaggtacacctcctcacactatacctactcagaccacaacccacag GTACACCACCTCACACTACACAATACCTACTCagacaacccacaggtacacaccaacctcacactatacctactcagaccacaacccacaggtacacctcctCACACAATACCTAACcaaccacaacccacaggtacagcccccctcacactatacctactcagaccacaacccacaggtcaCCTACCaacacactatacctactcagggaccacaacccacaggtacaccacctcacactatacctactcagacaacCCCACAGGTACACCaccctcacactatacctactcagaaccaacaacccacag gtacacacCCCCTCACACTATATACACACCTACTCagacaacccacaggtacaccaccccctcacactatacctactcagacacaacccacaggtacacctcctcacactatacctactcagaccacaaccccACAGATACACCTCCTCACTCTATACCATACTCGACGAACAACCCACAGGTAGACCACCctctcacactatacctactcagaccacaacccacaggtacacctcctcacactatacctactcagacacAACCCACAACACCACCTCCACACTATactactcagaccacaacccacacGGTACACCTCCCCCCTCAcaactatacctactcagaccacaacccacaggtacacctcctcacactatacctactcggaccacaacccacaggtacacctcctcacactatacctactcggaccacaacccacaggtacaccacCTCAAACcatacctactcagaccacaacccacaggtacaacacctcacactatacctactcagaccacaacccacaggtacacccccTCCACACATAccctactcagaccacaacccacaggtaccaCCACCCTCACaaactatacctactcagaccacaacccacaggtacacccaTCCTCAACAATACAGATTACCTACTCAGataccacaacccacaggtacaaccccctcacactatacctactcagaccaacaacccacaggtacacccccTCAAACTATACCcactcagaccacaacccacag CTCCCACCACAACCCACAACTAGGTAccccctcacactatacctactcaggaCCACAACCACAGATACACCTCACagtcacactatacctactcagaccacaacccacaggaaCACCACCTCACACCTATACCTACTCAgtaccacaacccacaggtaaaCAACACCCCTCAACgtctatacctactcagacacAACCCACAGGTAAACCACCTCACACATTACTCAGAAAACCCACAGGTACTCAG GTACCACCCCCTACTACCACACCATACCCCACGGGGGttcagaccacaacccacaggtacaccacCCCTaaacactatacctactcagtgaccacaacccacaggtacaccccctcacactatacctactcagaccacacaacccacaggtacaccccctcacactatacctactcagaccacaacccacag GTACCACCCTCATCACCTCAATCCTACTCAGGACCAcaacaacccacaggtacacctcctcacactatacAATACTCAGACAACCCCACAGGTacctcctcacactatacctactcagacaacCCACAGGGTACACCCCACCTCACAACTATACGactactcagaccacaacccacaggctACACCACCTCACACATACCTACCTACAGACCTagacaacccacaggtacaccccctcacacctatacctactcagaccacaacccacag CCCCCTCACCTACACAGACCTAatcagaccacaacccacaggtaccacctcctcacactatacctactcagaccacaacccacagcgtacaccccctcacactatacctactcagaccaacccacaggtacacccccTCACATCTATGttacctactcagaccacaacccacagtTTACAGCCAGCCACCTACTCAGACCGCACTtcaccacaacccacaggtacaccccctcttcacactatacctactcagaccacaaccaCACAGCCGTTACACCCCCTaccactatacctactcagaccacaacccacaggtacacctcctcacactatacctactcagacaacccacaggtacaccacctcacactatacctactcagacaccacaacccacaggtacatcCCCCTCACACTTTTACCATACTCAGAACACAACCCACAGGCTacacctcctcacactatacTACTCAgagaccacaacccacaggtacacccccTCAAACcatacctactcagaccacaacccacaggtacatcacccctcacactatacctactcagacacAACCACAAGTACCACCACTCACACCATTCCTCACTCAGACAACCCACAGGAACACAACCCACTCCTGGCACCCCTCatacactatacctactcagaaccacaacccacaggtacacctcctcacactatacctactcagaccacaacccacaggtacacctcctccacactatacctactcagaccacaacccacag GTACACCcgcctcacactatacctactcagaccacaacccacaggtacacccccTCACACTATACTCACACTCATACCTACACcacacaacccacaggtacaccccctcacactatacctactccaGACCCAcaacaacccacaggtacaacCACCTCACACcatacctactcagaccacaacccacaggtacaaccccctcacactatacctactcagaccacaacccacag gtacaccctCCTCAcaactatacctactcagaccaacaacccacaggtacacctccCTCACACTTATACCTACTCAGACTCACAACCCACAGTTATACAACCTCCTCACACTAATCCCAACTCAGACcaacaacccacaggtacacctcctcacactatacctactcagaccacaaccccACAAGTACAACACTCCTCACACTATATACCTACTCGGACTtacacaacccacaggtacacactcctcacactatacctactcagaaccacacaacccacaggtacagcCTCCTACCTCaaactatacctactcagaccacaacccacaggtacaacctcctcacactatacctactcacaCCACGAAACAACCCAAGGTAAAccccctcacactatacctcAACTCCTCAGGACCACAACCCACAGATACCACCTACTACCACACATAGACCACTCagacaacccacaggtacaccacAGCCTCACACcatacctactcagaccacaacccacaggtacacagAAGACCACTCACACACTATACAttacctactcagaccacaaacccacaggtacacccccTCACACAATACCTACACAGAccaccacaacccacaggtactaCACCCCTCAAAACACTATACCAACTCAgaaccacaacccacaggtacacccccTCACACTAATaacctactcagaccacaacccacag accacaacccacaggatACACAccccctcacactatacctactcagaccacaacccacaggttcACCACCtccctcacactatacctactcagactacaacccacaggtacacccacctcacactatacctactcagacacacaacccacaggtacacctcctcacactatacctactcagaccacaacccacaggtacaccctCCTCACAGCTATACCTACTCAgaacaacccacaggtacaccccctcacactatacctactcagaccacaacccacaggtacacccatcctcacactatacctactacCAGGACCAACCACATCAGTACACCCCCgtctcacactatacctactcagacaacCCAACAGGTGGAACACcacctcctcacactatacTACTCAGAAcaacaacccacaggtacaccccctcacactatacctactctgaccacaacccacaggtacacaaACCCTCACACTATAcgactatacctactcagattcaacccacaacccacaggtacacctcctcacactataccgTACTccagaccacaacccacaggtacaccccctcacactatacctactcaggaccacaacccacaggtacaccccctcacactatacctactcagaccacaacccaccAGTACAACCCCTCACACTATAaacctactcagaccacaacccacaggtacaccccctcacactatacctactcagaccacaacccacaggtacaccacCTCAACACTATTAACCTACTCAGACCAACCCACAGATACACCCCCTCACACTTATAACCTGCTACGGACCACTACACACCACAacctcctcacactatacctactcgcTCAAagacaacccacaggtacacacCTCTCCACCTCTATACCTACTCAGAGttacaacccacaggtacacctcctCACACTAATTaacctactcagaccacaacccacaggtacaccccctcacactatacctactcagacaacAGCCACAGGTACACCTCCCACACTCATACCCTActcacaacccacaggtacaccccctcacactattacctactcagaccacaacccacaggtacacctcctcacactatacctactcagaacaacccacaggtacaccccctcacactatacctactcagcaCCACcaaacccacaggtacacctcctcacacatatacctactcagacacaacccacaggtacacacCCCTCCACACTATACCTTACTCAGACAACAACCCACCTCAAAAACACCCCCTCACACTACAACCACATGTACAAGACCTcaacactatacctactcaagtacaaacccacaggtacaccccctcacactatacctctatcagaccacaacccacag ACCACAGCTACACtacctcacactatacctactcagacacAACCCACAGTGTACAACCCCTACACACTATACACTACTCAGACACGAACCCCACTAGAGTACACCCCCTCACACTATGaacctactcagaccacaacccacag gtacacctcctcacactatacctactcagcaaccacaacccacaggtacacccctCACACTaaatacctacctcagacacacaCAACCCCAGGTACAACACCTCAATCgaactatacctactcagaacCACAACCCACTCAG acacaacccacaggtacaccctcctcacactatacctactcagaaccacaacccacaggtacacccccTCACACTATAACCTTcactcagaccacaacccacagatacacctcctcacactatacctactcagcaACACAACCCACAGATACACCTCTCCACAATACCTACTCGGGGACACAACCCACAGGTAGTacacctcctcacactatacctactcagaccacaacccacaggtacaactcctcacactatacctactcagaacCACAACCCACAACTACACCTcccacactatacctactcagacacaacccacag accacaacccacaggtacacctcctcacactatacctactcagaccacaacccacaggtacacaccccctcacactatacctactcagtcACAACCCACACTacacctcctcacactatacccAACAGAGACAACCCACAGGATACACCTCCTCACACTAATACCTACTCAGacccacaacccacaggtacaccctcctcacactatacctactcagacaacAACCCACAGGTACCACCCCCCCTCACActtatacctactcagaccacaacccacaggtacacccccCGTCACACTATAACCTACTCAACCAACCCCCTCAGGTACacacctcctcacactatacctactcagacctcacaacccacaggtacaacccctcacactatacctactcagacaaACCCACAGATACACCTCCTCAcaactatacctactcagacaacccacag gtacaccccctcacactatacctactcagaccacaacccacaggtacacctcctcacactatacTATACTACTACACCTCAGACACAACACCACAGGTACACcacctcctcacactatacctactacTCACAAACCACAGGTACACCatcctcacactatacctactcagacaacccacaggtacaccttcctcacactatacctactcagaacACAAACCCACAGGATACAccctcctcacactatacctactcagaccacaacccacaggtacaccacACCCCTCCTcaacactatacctactcagaccacaacccacaggtacactaCCTcactcacactatacctactcagaccacaacccacagatACCCCCCTagcacactatacctactcagacaacCCACAGATacacctcctcacactatacctactcagaccacaacccacaggtacacctcctcacactatacctactcagaccacaacccacaggtacacctcctcacactatacctactcagaccacaacccacaggtacacccctCACACTTTACCTACTCAGACACACCCACAGGTACACcacctcctcacactatacctactcagacaacccacaggtacaccactcctcacactatacctactcagaccacaacccacaggtacacccccTCACACTATTCCTACTCAgcaccacaacccacaggtacaaccccctcacactatacctactcagaccacacCACACCACAGGTACACCTCtccctcacactatacctactcagacaacccacaggtacacctaCCCTCAcaactatacctactcagaccacaacccacag gtacaaccccctcacactatacctactcagactaccacaacccacaggtacacccccTCACACTATACTTtctactcagaccacaacccacaggtatcacctcctcacactatacctactcagaccacaacccacaggtacaccccctcacactatacctactcagaccacaaccccACAGGTAACACcacctcacactatacctactcagaccacaacccacag ATACACCCTCTCACACTTACCTACTCAGACCCACAAGcccacaggtacacctcctcacactatacctactcagacaacccacag